In Euwallacea similis isolate ESF13 chromosome 17, ESF131.1, whole genome shotgun sequence, a single window of DNA contains:
- the LOC136414457 gene encoding galactoside alpha-(1,2)-fucosyltransferase 2-like isoform X1 gives MIMVQRKLIFLSITIFTGLLISFYVLNLNKQRFESIGDLKKQSLGDYELWLASAEEKDDDIKDSSSAKSYPPEIVNNSSQQFMTTRNGTTFADLREYLCSKEPILRKRTIDKSAVKHPCPKKHIVTYTSGGRTGNQVWKYAEIWVIAQVTGLTPYDPGCVKYGVRELFENLSIPNMDNIAHCPIDFKNTTVDSMAKWNGNQSIILPQFSFKKASAIPYLNRLVNEEFVFKKQLRFKAQAILREALNNVSKPELITFIGVHVRRDDYIKYLDKKYKVTPATNEYYLNAMGYYKNKYKRCLFIIISDDPQWCYDQFGKLQDVFVASYKRNNTAGEDLAIMAACNHSIFDYGTYGEWGAILAGGEALYKSIHNTRGAIIGIKKWRMMH, from the exons ATGATTATGGTCCAAAGAAAACTAATATTTCTAAGCATCACAATATTTACCGGATTGTTAATCAGTTTTTATGTACTAAACTTAAATAAACAAAGATTTGAATCTATTGGAGatcttaaaaaacaaagtcTTGGTGATTACGAGCTTTGGCTGGCCTCGGCTGAAGAAAAAGACGATGATATCAAAGATTCGTCGTCTGCTAAAAGTTATCCTCCTGAGATTGTTAATAATTCTTCACAACAATTTATGACAACTCGAAACGGAACTACATTTGCTGATTTAAGGGAATATTTGTGCAGCAAGGAACCAATATTGAGGAAGAGGACTATCGACAAATCTGCAGTAAAGCATCCATGCCCGAAAAAACACATTGTAACGTATACCTCTGGAGGAAGAACTG gTAATCAAGTGTGGAAGTATGCGGAAATATGGGTTATTGCTCAAGTAACCGGTTTAACACCATATGATCCAGGATGCGTTAAATATGGAGTGAGGgagttatttgaaaacttatccATACCAAATATGGATAATATTGCACATTGTcctattgattttaaaaacacaacAGTTGACTCGATGGCCAAATGGAATGGCAATCAG AGTATAATACTACCTCAATTTAGTTTTAAGAAGGCTAGTGCTATTCCCTATCTAAACCGACTTGTGAACGaagaatttgttttcaaaaagcaGCTTCGCTTCAAGGCTCAAGCCATCCTCAGAGAGGCTTTGAATAATGTTTCCAAACCAGAGCTTATTACTTTTATAGGGGTGCACGTAAGACGAGACGACTACATCAAGTATTTGGATAA aaaatacaAAGTTACACCTGCGACAAATGAATATTACTTGAATGCCATGGGATACTATAAAAATAAGTACAAAAGATGTCTTTTCATCATCATTAGTGATGATCCACAGTGGTGCTACGATCAATTCGGCAAATTACAAGACGTTTTCGTTGCGTCGTACAAAAGAAACAACACGGCTGGGGAAGATTTGGCCATAATGGCAGCGTGTAATCATTCCATCTTCGATTATGGGACCTACGGAGAATGGGGTGCCATTTTAGCAGGTGGTGAAGCCCTTTATAAGTCGATCCACAATACAAGGGGGGCTATCATAGGCATAAAAAAATGGCGAATGATGcattaa
- the LOC136414457 gene encoding galactoside alpha-(1,2)-fucosyltransferase 2-like isoform X2 codes for MALVTVLKYCETLPLLEDNWGRCIYCRWLFYVDTKRSQQQPPGHWLWKALLSGDRLKCNQVWKYAEIWVIAQVTGLTPYDPGCVKYGVRELFENLSIPNMDNIAHCPIDFKNTTVDSMAKWNGNQSIILPQFSFKKASAIPYLNRLVNEEFVFKKQLRFKAQAILREALNNVSKPELITFIGVHVRRDDYIKYLDKKYKVTPATNEYYLNAMGYYKNKYKRCLFIIISDDPQWCYDQFGKLQDVFVASYKRNNTAGEDLAIMAACNHSIFDYGTYGEWGAILAGGEALYKSIHNTRGAIIGIKKWRMMH; via the exons ATGGCTTTGgtaactgttttaaaatattgtgaaaCTCTGCCTCTGTTAGAGGATAATTGGGGGCGATGTATATATTGCAGATGGCTATTCTATGTGGACACCAAACGCTCACAGCAACAACCTCCAGGTCACTGGTTATGGAAAGCTCTTCTGAGCGGAGATCGGTTGAAAT gTAATCAAGTGTGGAAGTATGCGGAAATATGGGTTATTGCTCAAGTAACCGGTTTAACACCATATGATCCAGGATGCGTTAAATATGGAGTGAGGgagttatttgaaaacttatccATACCAAATATGGATAATATTGCACATTGTcctattgattttaaaaacacaacAGTTGACTCGATGGCCAAATGGAATGGCAATCAG AGTATAATACTACCTCAATTTAGTTTTAAGAAGGCTAGTGCTATTCCCTATCTAAACCGACTTGTGAACGaagaatttgttttcaaaaagcaGCTTCGCTTCAAGGCTCAAGCCATCCTCAGAGAGGCTTTGAATAATGTTTCCAAACCAGAGCTTATTACTTTTATAGGGGTGCACGTAAGACGAGACGACTACATCAAGTATTTGGATAA aaaatacaAAGTTACACCTGCGACAAATGAATATTACTTGAATGCCATGGGATACTATAAAAATAAGTACAAAAGATGTCTTTTCATCATCATTAGTGATGATCCACAGTGGTGCTACGATCAATTCGGCAAATTACAAGACGTTTTCGTTGCGTCGTACAAAAGAAACAACACGGCTGGGGAAGATTTGGCCATAATGGCAGCGTGTAATCATTCCATCTTCGATTATGGGACCTACGGAGAATGGGGTGCCATTTTAGCAGGTGGTGAAGCCCTTTATAAGTCGATCCACAATACAAGGGGGGCTATCATAGGCATAAAAAAATGGCGAATGATGcattaa